A single genomic interval of Vairimorpha necatrix chromosome 5, complete sequence harbors:
- a CDS encoding reverse trancriptase, with the protein MGFTKRKKNEEETCEIEADLSTSGVKESVNSLVLEGYKPECEVISFRKAAIHTDQELIKFWLRTGTLFNRIKIEEGRNSNQRYCGKAGLMASLASYCKSSHGVTSIHQEYLDAICEELNEQRFKLKNLKKQHEIEISNDWTIILKNCDMKPKDSKKADASKTADANRFAPFLEGVEKNFIYDLLLSSIKGCPKSKSMTERKSKMKKTSSSKAPSSHITRKKQTNWIDKLSREELLDLAINGKRLKDCKYKIVVAHGPPRGKHIIRETWAKLMGIEEKNIPIVKDIEGEGRIFLIRDEFCFQAAEALENASENVRVLVAENEVDNYISRNRSALTKIFSDLRQNWRKYVSVDKAIKVIKNGLSDKPTVSHEEFFLSELNFEHLGKDRKVDSKHHNEHNFTNKRYGCKLRFKSHVYIMVKARMLRTSIQKGLCLVKTMANHINEEELRQQLDRVSTGLSDSLIYTRNHRRKDANFKFCVVRRSRKKEISEAMDIPGLEILKEIPTRDRAENKRRCKDKNPE; encoded by the exons ATGGGGTTTACCAAAcgcaaaaaaaatgaggAAGAAACTTGCGAGATTGAGGCCGACTTATCGACCTCTGGAGTAAAAGAAAGTGTCAATTCACTAGTATTGGAAGGCTACAAACCAGAATGTGAAGTTATCAGCTTCCGCAAGGCTGCTATTCACACAGACCAagaattgataaaattctGGTTACGAACAGGGACTTTATTCAACAGAATAAAGATAGAAGAAGGCAGAAATTCCAACCAAAGGTACTGTGGGAAAGCTGGGCTGATGGCTAGCCTTGCTTCATATTGTAAGAGTTCACATGGAGTGACAAGTATTCATCAGGAGTACTTAGATGCCATCTGTGAAGAGCTCAATGAACAGAGATTCAAGCTTAAAAACTTGAAGAAGCAGCATGAGATTGAGATTTCC AATGACTGGACAATCattcttaaaaattgtgATATGAAACCAAAGGATTCAAAAAAAGCTGATGCCTCAAAAACAGCAGATGCCAATAGGTTTGCCCCATTCCTAGAAGGCGTAGAAAAAAACTTCATCT ATGATTTGTTACTGTCATCTATAAAAGGTTGTCCGAAGTCGAAATCTATGACTGAGCGCAAATCCAAGATGAAGAAAACTTCTTCATCTAAGGCACCTTCTTCTCACATTACGAGGAAGAAACAAACGAATTGGATAGATAAGCTATCCAGAGAAGAGTTGCTAGACCTAGCAATAAACGGAAAGAGGCTCAAAGACTGCAAATACAAAATTGTAGTCGCTCATGGTCCCCCTCGAGGGAAACACATTATTAGGGAGACCTGGGCCAAATTAATGGGCATAGAGGAAAAGAACATTCCGATAGTAAAAGACATTGAAGGCGAGGGCAGAATTTTTCTCATTAGAGATGAATTCTGCTTTCAAGCTGCAGAAGCTCTTGAGAACGCTTCAGAAAATGTAAGAGTATTAGTTGCCGAAAACGAAGTAGACAATTATATCTCTAGGAACAGATCAGCTTTGACTAAAATATTCTCCGATCTTCGTCAAAATTGGAGGAAGTATGTGTCTGTCGATAAGGCAAtaaaagttataaaaaacggTCTATCTGACAAGCCTACAGTAAGCCATGAAGAGTTCTTTCTATCCGAGTTAAACTTTGAACATCTCGGGAAAGACAGGAAAGTTGATAGTAAACATCACAATGAACA TAACTTTACTAATAAAAGATATGGATGTAAACTGAGATTTAAATCTCATGTCTATATCATGGTAAAAGCTAGAATGCTGAGAACAAGCATTCAAAAGGGGTTGTGTCTAGTTAAAACAATGGCCAACCATATCAATGAAGAAGAACTCCGACAACAGTTAGACAGAGTGTCAACGGGATTATCGGACTCCCTTATCTATACCAGAAATCATCGCAGAAAAGATGCTAACTTCAAATTCTGCGTAGTCAGAAGGTCAAGAAAAAAGGAAATTTCTGAAGCCATGGATATACCTGGcctagaaatattaaaagaaattccAACTCGTGATAGGGCGGAGAATAAAAGAAGATGCAA GGACAAGAATCCTGAGTGA
- a CDS encoding reverse trancriptase, whose protein sequence is MKKTSSSKAPSSHITRKKQTNWIDKLSREELLDLAINGKRLKDCKYKIVVAHGPPRGKHIIRETWAKLMGIEEKNIPIVKDIEGEGRIFLIRDEFCFQAAEALENASENVRVLVAENEVDNYISRNRSALTKIFSDLRQNWRKYVSVDKAIKVIKNGLSDKPTVSHEEFFLSELNFEHLGKDRKVDSKHHNEHNFTNKRYGCKLRFKSHVYIMVKARMLRTSIQKGLCLVKTMANHINEEELRQQLDRVSTGLSDSLIYTRNHRRKDANFKFCVVRRSRKKEISEAMDIPGLEILKEIPTRDRAENKRRCKDKNPE, encoded by the exons ATGAAGAAAACTTCTTCATCTAAGGCACCTTCTTCTCACATTACGAGGAAGAAACAAACGAATTGGATAGATAAGCTATCCAGAGAAGAGTTGCTAGACCTAGCAATAAACGGAAAGAGGCTCAAAGACTGCAAATACAAAATTGTAGTCGCTCATGGTCCCCCTCGAGGGAAACACATTATTAGGGAGACCTGGGCCAAATTAATGGGCATAGAGGAAAAGAACATTCCGATAGTAAAAGACATTGAAGGCGAGGGCAGAATTTTTCTCATTAGAGATGAATTCTGCTTTCAAGCTGCAGAAGCTCTTGAGAACGCTTCAGAAAATGTAAGAGTATTAGTTGCCGAAAACGAAGTAGACAATTATATCTCTAGGAACAGATCAGCTTTGACTAAAATATTCTCCGATCTTCGTCAAAATTGGAGGAAGTATGTGTCTGTCGATAAGGCAAtaaaagttataaaaaacggTCTATCTGACAAGCCTACAGTAAGCCATGAAGAGTTCTTTCTATCCGAGTTAAACTTTGAACATCTCGGGAAAGACAGGAAAGTTGATAGTAAACATCACAATGAACA TAACTTTACTAATAAAAGATATGGATGTAAACTGAGATTTAAATCTCATGTCTATATCATGGTAAAAGCTAGAATGCTGAGAACAAGCATTCAAAAGGGGTTGTGTCTAGTTAAAACAATGGCCAACCATATCAATGAAGAAGAACTCCGACAACAGTTAGACAGAGTGTCAACGGGATTATCGGACTCCCTTATCTATACCAGAAATCATCGCAGAAAAGATGCTAACTTCAAATTCTGCGTAGTCAGAAGGTCAAGAAAAAAGGAAATTTCTGAAGCCATGGATATACCTGGcctagaaatattaaaagaaattccAACTCGTGATAGGGCGGAGAATAAAAGAAGATGCAA GGACAAGAATCCTGAGTGA